A stretch of Caldisericia bacterium DNA encodes these proteins:
- a CDS encoding DUF1156 domain-containing protein codes for MVKKKRFIEETFPVKEVSKISAKEKNIRHGHISTLHIWWARRPLASSRGTSYAALIPAPETDEERNEKKKFIIELSKWENSLNKKVIERARGEILSANGGKPPRVLDPFSGGGSIPLEALRLGCETHAVEYNPVATLILKCTLEYPQKYGKKEKKEVSGVFDEDLDNSLLEDVKKWGEWVLNEAKKEIGRFYPHDEDGSIPVGYIWARTIPCQNPSCGAEIPLMRQFWLAKKNNKKVALKPYVKDKKVEFKIVGQGNDFPDDFDAGKGTVKRAIAVCPVCGSVVDADTTRKLFQEGKSSQRLIAVVLHNPRARGKYYRLATDKDMKVFMEAEKYLEEKRKKLMDKWGIDPVPDERMNEEDPTTVAGRGYGFKKWGDLFNSRQKLALITFTEKVRMAYKKMIEEGYDKEYAKAVASYLGLGLNRLATYLANLVRWRGDALSFERIFDR; via the coding sequence ATGGTGAAGAAAAAAAGGTTTATTGAAGAAACCTTTCCAGTAAAAGAGGTAAGTAAAATATCTGCAAAGGAAAAGAACATAAGGCATGGACACATTTCCACACTTCACATATGGTGGGCAAGAAGACCTCTTGCAAGTTCAAGGGGAACATCCTACGCCGCTTTAATTCCTGCGCCAGAAACTGACGAGGAGCGGAATGAAAAAAAGAAATTTATAATAGAGCTTTCCAAATGGGAGAATTCTTTAAATAAAAAAGTCATAGAGAGAGCAAGAGGGGAGATTTTAAGTGCAAATGGAGGGAAACCACCAAGAGTTCTTGATCCCTTTTCAGGTGGTGGTTCAATTCCTCTTGAGGCATTAAGACTTGGATGTGAAACTCACGCAGTTGAATACAATCCAGTTGCCACTTTAATATTAAAGTGCACTCTTGAGTATCCTCAGAAGTATGGGAAAAAAGAGAAAAAAGAGGTTTCTGGAGTTTTTGATGAAGATTTAGATAATTCTTTACTTGAGGATGTAAAAAAGTGGGGAGAATGGGTTCTTAATGAGGCAAAAAAGGAGATTGGAAGATTTTATCCACATGATGAAGATGGAAGTATTCCTGTTGGATATATATGGGCAAGGACCATACCATGTCAAAATCCATCTTGTGGGGCTGAAATCCCTTTAATGAGGCAATTCTGGCTTGCAAAGAAAAATAACAAGAAAGTTGCATTAAAACCCTATGTGAAAGATAAGAAAGTTGAGTTTAAGATTGTTGGTCAGGGAAATGATTTTCCAGACGATTTTGACGCGGGAAAAGGAACTGTAAAGAGAGCCATTGCAGTCTGTCCTGTCTGTGGTTCTGTTGTGGATGCAGATACAACGCGAAAGTTGTTTCAGGAAGGAAAAAGCAGTCAGAGACTCATTGCAGTTGTTCTTCACAATCCCAGAGCAAGGGGAAAATATTATAGACTGGCAACAGATAAAGACATGAAAGTTTTTATGGAGGCTGAGAAGTATCTTGAGGAGAAGAGGAAAAAATTAATGGATAAGTGGGGAATTGACCCTGTTCCAGATGAGAGAATGAACGAGGAAGACCCTACGACAGTTGCAGGTAGAGGATATGGATTTAAAAAATGGGGTGATCTTTTCAACTCCCGGCAGAAGCTTGCACTCATAACCTTCACCGAAAAGGTAAGAATGGCATACAAAAAGATGATTGAAGAAG